A window of Maridesulfovibrio bastinii DSM 16055 genomic DNA:
AGGAAAAACAAACCTTGAAAGTTACAATTTCCTGATTTTTCCTGGAGGATTTCTTGACGGAGATGATCTCGGAGCCGCTCAGGCAGCAGCATTACGCTGGAAACATGCCTGCACAACAGACAACAAACCTCTAGTCTCTCAAATCAAAAACTTTTTTGAAAACGGTGGCATTATTCTGGGAATCTGTAACGGATTCCAGCTTCTTGTTAAGCTTGGCCTGCTGCCTGCTGTTGGAGGCGAATACTTTACCCGTCAGGTTTCCTTGAGCTACAATGATTCAGCTCGTTTTGAAGACCGCTGGGTAAAAGTTAAAGCTAATGCAGAGTCTCCGTGTGTCTTCACTAAAAATATTGATACACTGCATTTACCTGTCCGTCATGGCGAAGGTAAAATAATCCCCAAAGATGAAAATTTTCTTGATGAACTGGTAAAGAACAACCTCATAGCCCTTCAGTACGTTGACGAGGAAACTGATGAAGTGACTATGGAGTATCCAGCAAATCCAAATGGTTCCCCACTTGGAATAGCCGGTCTTACAGATCCTTCAGGAAGAATCCTTGGACTGATGCCGCACCCTGAAGCTTTTAACCACCCCACTAACTATCCCAAATGGACCCGCAGCGATGTTCCTACTCTGGGAACCGCTTTGATCAAAAGCGGAGTTGATTATCTTAAGAGCCTATAGTTAAAATTATTAATAAGATCCCCGACACTCCGGGGATCTTATTTTTTATTCCCTCAAATAAACTATGGTTACCCCCATATGTTGAAAAATAATCTTATCCAGCTGATAGGGGATGCGCCCCAAAATCCACCCGAAAAAATAAGCTGGCAGGAAATGATTGAAGTTGCTTTCAATCAGGCCTGCATGGCTTCAGCAAATAATGAAGTTCCTGTGGGAGCAGCTTTATTTTCTGGAAACGGAGATTTGATTGCAACAGGCCAGAACCGCCCGATTCAAGGCAATGATCCCACTTCGCATGCTGAAATAGAATGTCTGCGTGAGGCCTGCCGTATCACCCAAAATTACAGGATTCCGGCAGGGTCGATTCTCGCCGTAACACTTGAACCATGCATAATGTGCATGGGAGCTATTATCCATGCAAGAGTCAGTGGTATTGTTTTCGGTGCATACGACAAAAAAGCAGGAGCACTCATATCTAATCTGAGTCCATCAGACATAAACTTTTTAAACCATAAAGTATGGGCTGTTGGTGGAATTTCCGAAAATAAATGCAGGGAATTACTGCAAAGCTTTTTCTTACGCCGGAGAAAAAGACCCAATTGATTTAATTTTAAATCAAAGGCTTAAAATAATTTTTTAAAAAGAGCGTTATTACAAATGGAAAATATAGACTTCATATATAGTGCACTTGAAAAAGTAAGATCAACTTCACCACTCGTATTATCGATCACTAATTACGTTACCGCCAACATCAATGCCAATACTCTCCTTGCTGTCGGGGCTTCACCTATTATGTCTCATCAGATTAAAGAGGTTGAAGATCTGACTCGCATATCGGATGCTGTTGTCACTAATATGGGCATCCCGCTCGATAATCTTGTGGAATCAATTTTTTTAGCCGGGAAATGGGCCAATAAAATTGGTAAACCCTTAATATTTGATCCTGTGGGTGTTGGCGCGTCAAAGTTTAGAAATGAAATCTGTGCAAAAATGCTTAACTCGACTTCCCCTGATATCATTAAAGGAAACGCGTCAGAAATTATGGCCTTAGCCGGTCAGGAGAACTCAACAAAAGGCGTTGACAGCTCACATGCTTCAATTGAAGCCGAAGAAGCGGCCAGACTGATAGCCTTAAAATACTCCTGCACCGTATGTGTCAGCGGTGAAATCGATTTGATCACTGATGGCTGTCGAAAATTCCTTATAGAAAACGGACACCCGCTGATGGCCAGAATTACAGGTTTAGGATGTTCCGCCGGAGTTTTAGCCGGAGCCTTTGCAACAACTTCAAATGATAAGACTGAGAGTATGGTTTCATGCATGGCGGTTCTGGGTATTGCCGGAGAAATAGCAGCAGAAACAGCAGAAGGT
This region includes:
- a CDS encoding phosphoribosylformylglycinamidine synthase subunit PurQ, producing MARVKALAITGYGTNCEQESAHAAKKAGADQADIAFFSDLVTGKTNLESYNFLIFPGGFLDGDDLGAAQAAALRWKHACTTDNKPLVSQIKNFFENGGIILGICNGFQLLVKLGLLPAVGGEYFTRQVSLSYNDSARFEDRWVKVKANAESPCVFTKNIDTLHLPVRHGEGKIIPKDENFLDELVKNNLIALQYVDEETDEVTMEYPANPNGSPLGIAGLTDPSGRILGLMPHPEAFNHPTNYPKWTRSDVPTLGTALIKSGVDYLKSL
- a CDS encoding nucleoside deaminase; the encoded protein is MLKNNLIQLIGDAPQNPPEKISWQEMIEVAFNQACMASANNEVPVGAALFSGNGDLIATGQNRPIQGNDPTSHAEIECLREACRITQNYRIPAGSILAVTLEPCIMCMGAIIHARVSGIVFGAYDKKAGALISNLSPSDINFLNHKVWAVGGISENKCRELLQSFFLRRRKRPN
- the thiM gene encoding hydroxyethylthiazole kinase — its product is MENIDFIYSALEKVRSTSPLVLSITNYVTANINANTLLAVGASPIMSHQIKEVEDLTRISDAVVTNMGIPLDNLVESIFLAGKWANKIGKPLIFDPVGVGASKFRNEICAKMLNSTSPDIIKGNASEIMALAGQENSTKGVDSSHASIEAEEAARLIALKYSCTVCVSGEIDLITDGCRKFLIENGHPLMARITGLGCSAGVLAGAFATTSNDKTESMVSCMAVLGIAGEIAAETAEGPASMQLKIIDKLYTITKSEIENRLKLSCQKYS